The Deltaproteobacteria bacterium CG11_big_fil_rev_8_21_14_0_20_49_13 sequence GTCAGGACGATGGAAGACAAAAAGGCCATAAACGTTTTCGACATAGAGATCAAGAATACGGACGAGCTTAGAAGCGTGATCCATGCTCTTGAAAAGTTAAAGGGTGTTATTTCGGTGGAAAGGATGAGAACTTAGGCCGCTTTTTGAATTGCGCCCGAACGAATGCAACGGGTGCAGACGTTGATCCTTTTTACACGGCCTTTTAGTATCACCTTTTGCGTCTGAAGGTTGGGAAATAAACGTTTTTTGGTGCGGTTATTCGAATGTGAAACGTTGTTTCCGACTAATGTCCCTTTACCGCAAATTTCGCATGAACGTGACATGGTTAAATCCCTCCTCTAAATATGTATTAAAACGGAGGGGGACTCC is a genomic window containing:
- the rpmB gene encoding 50S ribosomal protein L28 — translated: MSRSCEICGKGTLVGNNVSHSNNRTKKRLFPNLQTQKVILKGRVKRINVCTRCIRSGAIQKAA